From the Pseudomonas sp. SORT22 genome, one window contains:
- a CDS encoding glycosyltransferase family 2 protein codes for MNVSLIVPVFNEEQALRLFYQAVRQEPSLQAHCIEIVFINDGSSDRTAEVARSLALADRDVVLINFSRNFGKEPALFAGLEYASGDAVVPMDVDLQDPVAVVAQLIDAWRDGADVVLAKRRDRSNDGYLKRRSASLFYRLLNRIAYTHIEENVGDFRLMDRKVVDVIKTLPEQQLFMKGVLSWAGFNVAIVEYDRAPRAVGRSKFNAWRLWNLALDGITSFSTWPLRLWSYVGACISLLALLYAGYLVVDKLLFGNEVPGYPSLMTAILFLGGVQLIGIGILGEYIGRIYMEAKHRPRYVVKEIVKANGTSYRKGAKRVGE; via the coding sequence ATGAACGTCTCGCTGATCGTGCCGGTGTTCAACGAAGAACAGGCGCTCAGACTGTTTTACCAGGCTGTGCGTCAAGAACCCTCATTGCAGGCACACTGCATTGAAATCGTCTTCATCAACGACGGCAGCAGCGACCGCACTGCCGAGGTCGCCCGTTCGCTCGCGCTGGCGGACAGGGACGTGGTGCTGATCAACTTCTCGCGCAACTTCGGTAAGGAACCGGCACTGTTCGCCGGCCTGGAGTACGCCAGCGGTGACGCCGTGGTGCCCATGGATGTTGACCTGCAAGACCCGGTAGCGGTGGTTGCGCAGTTGATCGACGCGTGGCGCGACGGTGCCGACGTGGTCCTGGCCAAGCGTCGGGATCGCTCCAACGATGGTTACCTGAAGCGTCGCAGCGCCTCGCTGTTCTATCGTCTGCTTAACCGTATTGCCTACACCCATATTGAAGAAAACGTCGGCGATTTCCGCCTGATGGACCGCAAGGTGGTGGACGTGATCAAGACCTTGCCCGAGCAGCAGTTGTTCATGAAGGGGGTGCTGTCGTGGGCGGGGTTCAACGTCGCCATCGTCGAATACGACCGCGCGCCGAGGGCGGTGGGGCGCAGCAAGTTCAACGCCTGGCGGCTGTGGAACCTGGCGCTGGACGGCATAACTTCGTTCAGCACCTGGCCTTTGCGCTTGTGGAGTTATGTCGGCGCATGCATCTCGTTGTTGGCGTTGCTGTACGCCGGTTACCTGGTAGTGGACAAGCTACTGTTCGGCAATGAGGTGCCCGGATATCCGTCATTGATGACAGCGATACTGTTTCTGGGCGGGGTGCAACTGATCGGTATCGGCATATTGGGGGAGTACATCGGCCGTATCTACATGGAGGCCAAGCATCGACCCCGGTATGTGGTCAAAGAGATCGTCAAGGCCAATGGCACGAGCTATCGAAAAGGGGCCAAGCGTGTTGGCGAGTGA
- a CDS encoding glucosyltransferase domain-containing protein, giving the protein MLASERVLSPHQVLLFFIVLSLAYVFPIVHADYAYVDDNWRALLQAQGAWRNQGRILLEWLYKVLTFSQATINIFPMPLLISIVALAMAMARLTLWLFPRPGITSCLVILPVLCNPFFLGNLTYQYDGPGMVLALVAVIYAITCRVEHRTIRTLLAALLIAVTLSLYQLSISLFIGLCIVEFIRGVRDKVALQAVLVMLVERLVQLVVGGLMYFLTVYPLAVDTRGSHLPVDQQWLGVVWQKLCVSMQMLGLLMASAGNVLTLALLLGAGAGFVLLMGNIRQMHGRPSARFGVALLYLLSPVALVWSVPGMMLFLVEPNLEARNFIGFSPVLVLLLLFSHELLGRVWPGLRWLLILPTLFMFAFSYAYGQVIIAKKELESAMAHYIANDLVSRSELRDVNRYTYLRAPGDGNWLPRGHGAITHMPLLRYILSGSNSVLHAQFFPRLGINNVIGGERSDFERLVAAEGVGAPLVDNRFYSIYVTGEQGFIVMKPILEDENYNHNWPRVP; this is encoded by the coding sequence GTGTTGGCGAGTGAACGGGTGTTAAGCCCCCACCAGGTGCTGTTGTTTTTTATTGTTCTGTCCCTGGCTTACGTGTTTCCCATTGTTCATGCCGACTACGCCTATGTGGATGACAACTGGCGGGCGTTGCTGCAGGCCCAGGGCGCCTGGCGCAATCAAGGCAGAATTCTGCTCGAGTGGCTGTACAAGGTACTGACCTTCAGCCAGGCAACGATCAATATCTTCCCGATGCCCTTGCTGATCAGCATTGTTGCCCTGGCCATGGCCATGGCGCGCCTGACGTTGTGGCTGTTTCCTCGCCCCGGGATTACCAGCTGCCTGGTGATCCTGCCAGTGCTATGCAATCCGTTTTTCCTCGGCAATCTGACCTATCAATACGACGGTCCGGGGATGGTGCTGGCGCTGGTCGCGGTGATCTATGCAATAACCTGCCGGGTTGAACATCGCACTATTCGCACGCTGCTGGCGGCCCTGTTGATTGCCGTAACGCTGAGCCTATATCAACTGAGCATCAGCCTGTTTATTGGCTTGTGCATTGTCGAGTTCATCCGCGGGGTAAGAGACAAGGTTGCGCTCCAGGCAGTGCTGGTGATGCTTGTGGAGCGGCTTGTGCAACTGGTAGTCGGTGGCCTCATGTATTTTCTTACCGTCTACCCACTGGCTGTCGATACCCGCGGCAGCCACCTGCCCGTTGATCAGCAGTGGCTCGGTGTGGTGTGGCAGAAGTTGTGCGTCTCAATGCAGATGCTGGGCTTGCTGATGGCCTCTGCGGGCAATGTGCTGACGCTTGCCCTGCTATTGGGGGCAGGTGCCGGTTTTGTATTGCTCATGGGAAACATTCGCCAGATGCACGGGCGGCCGTCCGCCAGGTTTGGCGTTGCGCTGCTGTACCTGCTCAGCCCGGTGGCCCTGGTCTGGAGTGTGCCGGGCATGATGCTGTTTCTTGTCGAGCCCAACCTTGAGGCTCGAAACTTCATCGGCTTTTCGCCAGTGCTGGTTTTACTGTTGTTGTTCAGTCACGAGTTGCTGGGGCGGGTCTGGCCGGGATTGCGCTGGCTGTTGATCTTGCCAACGCTGTTCATGTTTGCCTTCAGCTATGCCTATGGCCAGGTGATCATCGCCAAGAAAGAACTTGAATCAGCCATGGCGCACTACATTGCCAATGACCTGGTATCACGCAGTGAGCTGCGCGACGTAAACAGGTACACCTACCTGAGGGCACCCGGTGACGGTAACTGGTTGCCCAGAGGACATGGCGCCATCACCCACATGCCGCTACTGAGATACATCCTCAGCGGCTCCAATTCGGTGTTGCATGCGCAGTTTTTTCCCCGGCTGGGGATCAATAATGTCATTGGCGGTGAACGCTCGGACTTTGAGCGGTTGGTGGCGGCAGAGGGCGTGGGCGCGCCGCTGGTGGACAACCGGTTCTATTCGATCTACGTCACCGGTGAGCAGGGCTTCATTGTCATGAAGCCCATCCTGGAAGATGAAAACTACAATCACAACTGGCCCCGCGTCCCCTAG